The genomic segment CACAGTCGGCATATTGTTCATTGATAAAGAGGTGCAAGTAGGTGTTTTTTAACTGAAGCCAACTCTCTGCTTCTTTTTCAGGAATAATCGGATAAAAGAACACGATATTACTTTGCGCTGCCTGTAAATCTCCGGGAGCATCACCGATTTTTAATATACATCCGTCTTTATATCCGCCGGTCTGTTTCAATGAGGCAAGCACTTGCTTTTTACTGCCGTTTTCTTGCGTAAAAATACCGTTCACAAATTTTGTTAAACCGGCTTGCTCCCATTCGGCAGTAACCGCCGCATTATTGGCAGAACTGACAACAGCTATATCGGCAACGGCATAAATGGTTTCGATACTTTCGTAAACATAGGGGAATGGAATTCGATCTTCCAGCGGTATTGAAGCAATAGTCTTATTTACATTAATCGACCATTGTTCTGCGAGTGCAAAAATAGGATGACCGATAGTTTGATATGCCTGCCTGATGCCTTCGTTTGACAACTGTCCGCCCGAATTGAGAAAGTGTTCATACGCTTCCAATCCGTCAACGGGAACAAAATGCTTATCGATATACCGACATACCTCAAAAAAGCCCTTGAAGCGATTTATTGCCCGCTTTTTGCTGAACAGGTTTACCTTATTCCAATAGTGCAGAATCGGTTCCGCATGATCCTGCAAATTAAATATTTTTACCAGCTCCGGCCCGAAAGCACGGTAGTGCTTGAGGTTCATTGTATCCATAGCACAGCCGTCGCTGTCGATACAGACTAAAAAGTCTTTTTTCCGTTGAAAATCCATTCCCACCCCTTTTATGTTAGGACGCCGCTCATCACCTTGTTATCTTTAGCAACGCAGCGCCCTGTTGTATCTTATGGCGCCTTTTTTAAGAAAGCATCTTTAAAGCCTAATTTTTGAAAGGTTTCCAAGGCTGCGCCTCGTTCATCTTTTTTCAGCGGTCCGATATAAACCTTGTAAAAGACATCTTTCACTGTAGAAGATTTTTCTATAGCAACGGGATACCGTTTACCGTACATTTGTACAAAGCTTTCCACATTCAGAATATCCTTAAACCGTCCGACTTGTACATAAAAT from the Treponema medium genome contains:
- a CDS encoding HAD hydrolase-like protein — protein: MDFQRKKDFLVCIDSDGCAMDTMNLKHYRAFGPELVKIFNLQDHAEPILHYWNKVNLFSKKRAINRFKGFFEVCRYIDKHFVPVDGLEAYEHFLNSGGQLSNEGIRQAYQTIGHPIFALAEQWSINVNKTIASIPLEDRIPFPYVYESIETIYAVADIAVVSSANNAAVTAEWEQAGLTKFVNGIFTQENGSKKQVLASLKQTGGYKDGCILKIGDAPGDLQAAQSNIVFFYPIIPEKEAESWLQLKNTYLHLFINEQYADCEQQLIDRFYSELED